CAGGGCTGAGTTCCTACCGTTTTGCCATCGCGGGAGTGCGTAGCCTGAGGCCAGCGTACCGGCAGCCCGGTCTTAGCGAAAATCATGAATAGGCGGACTCTGGAGGTCCTTTCTCCGTGGTCAGCCGCATTAAGCAGCTTATAATGGCAGCAGTATCCCAGATCCTCAATGCTCTGCTTCCACCGGATAAAATCGCGCCCCTTGGTCCGGGACTCCGGAACCATAATCGGCGCTTCTTCCCAAACCAGCTCACCCTGCGGGTTGACTACCTGACGTTGCACAGGCTTGCCATTCTTGCGCAGCTTGGGCTGGCCATCGGGGCGAACTACATCCTCCAGCACTTTCACGCGACGGGTAGCAGGCCGGCCATCCTTATCAAGCTTCTGTACCAACGGCCCCCAGGACATAAACTCACGCACATTCTCCACGAAGAAATAGAGTGGGTTCACGGCCCGTATGTAGCGCTCCATGTGCTCAGCTAGGGAACGGGAATCCGCATCGCGGCTTAAGCCGCCCTTCGCGTTGCTGAAGTTGGTACACTCCAGGGACGCCCATAGCAGCGCCGTTTTAACCAGTAGGCTCGCATCGAGCTTGGTTATATCCTCAATGAAGTGCCGGGCGGCCGCGTGGTTGCTCTTGTGGGAGGCAATGGCCAGGGCATCATGATTTACTACCTGCGTCGTGGAAACGACTTTCTGCCCATTGAACCGGGCGGCCTCAAAGCCACTGGTGGTTCCCCCTGCACCGCAGAACAGATCCGTAGCGGTAAACAACATCCAGGCGGCCAGCGCCTGTGCCGCCCGGTTACGGGCTTGCCCAAATAAAGGCAGCGTAGCATATACTGCGTGCATGGCGCTAGTCGTGCAGTTGCACCATCCAGGCCTGCGCCTCCCCATCCCAGTCTACCAGGGCGCGAAAGGCCACGGGTGCGGCCTCCAGTTCACTTAGCAGCTGCTCCCGGCTTAGAGTCCGACCTTCGCGCTTGTAGTTTCCTTGACGCAGGGAGCCGATAGCTGCCCGGGTAGGAGTGCAGGTCAGGCCTTCCAGCAAGGTAATGGTGCTGCTAAGGCCTACTTCCAGAAAGCTGCTTTCCCCCAGCTCCAGCCAGTCGCAGCCATGCTGAAAATAAATACCTGCAAGGGCCACATAGGCCGGAATATGTGCCGGAGCTACGGGGGCACTGGGCGGAGGCAAAAGCGCGATTGACATGGCAAAAAGGGATAAATGGCGAGTTGCGTTGTTGTTATTTATACGCAGCCAGCATAGACATTGTTCTATCTTGCGATTAAATTTAATAGCGCAATCTACATGAAAAATTAATAGCTGTACCTTGTCGCAGGATTCATTAGTTTGTGCGAAAAAGTCAGCAGTTGTTGCGCGAAGCATCAGCCCTTACTGCGACTGATTATTTATCCCGAACGCCCCTTGTTATCGTGCTTCGGCACTCATGCCCGCTTGTTATGCCCTTTTCTACCGCTTCACCCCTGGAGGCCGTCGATTTAGTTTGCTGGATTCAGGACGTTACCATTATCGAGGTGCTGGGTGAGCAGGCCTTGCACGTCGCCTTATCCGAAAATGCCGGGCTAGGCGAGTCGCTGGTATTACCGCTGGGCTACTTTCCTTTTCTGGAGCGCGAATTGGCCACCGCCGAGCCCGCCTGCGGCTGGGTAGCGGAAGGAGCCGGTATAACCAGCGCGGTTTACTGGCCCTTACTGGGTCAGCGCTGCACGGTTAATAAGCTGCACTCGCTCTACTTCGAGTACCAGATGGCCACGATGTACGCGGGCCCGTTCTAAAGCCTGGGGACAAAAAGAAAGCGGGCCGCATGGTGCGGCCCGCTTGGTGCAGCCTTCCTGTCGTTCCCCCTTACCTGAACGGCAATTTGCTATACACTTCTTCAAATGAGTGGCCCAGCGCCTCAATTACTGGCCGCAGGTGCTCCTGATCTTCTTCCTCGCCCCCCTGAATGCACTCCCCCCAATCCAAGCTGGCCGGACTCGTGGTATGGTCGATCTGGAGCTGCCCATCGGCGTTAAGCGGCATGGTTAGCAGCGCTCCATCCTGCATGCAGTAAGCGGAGCCGGAAGCCAGGTGATAGGCAATCAGTAGTACGCCCCCGCTCTTATCCGAGCCGTTCTGTTCTGGGGTAGGTGTGCCAGCCATGGGAAAGGGAGTAGAGGTTAATAGGAAGTAGTAGAAACAGTCAATCCAGCCGCCTGAGCCTGAAAGGTGGCCTCCTGCCAGGCCTTGGCAAAGTAGCCCTGCTGGATGGCGGCTTGGAGCTGGGCCAAACCTAGAAAGCGGTATTGCAAACTGGTTTTGCCTAGGGGCTGAAGTAGTTGATCGGCTTCGCTGGCCGTAAAGCAGCCAATGTCTTTACCCGTGGCCAGCACTACGGAACACCCTGGCCGTTGCCGGCGTCCGGCTGCGGCGGGAAAAATATCATAGATAACCCCGGCTAGCTGGTGCATTTGGCAGTAGACGGCCTGCCCGATGTGAATGCTGCGTGCTGACATAAGGCTAGTAGTCGTCACCCGCCAAATCGGCGGCAAGCTCCCGGCTCTCGAAATCGTCAGCATCGCTGGAGTAGCCTTCGTTATACTCGTTGTCAACCTCGTGCGAAGGATCATAGTACCCTTGCTCGTCTCCATCATTCTCTACCGAGTCGGCAAAGGGAGTTTCATCTTCAAAATACATATAGGATGGGCGCTTAGTTTGAAGTGGTAAACTACACTAATTATACGTTAGAGCCGCTTTTTTGTTGCTATTTAGCAACACTTGCAACTAAATTTATACGCTTTCATTTTACTCATTCTTGCCAACTCCCAATTTCGCTCAATGCTAATCCCCCCCCAGAATAATGCCTAAGCGTGGGCAACTGGTCGAACTTTCAGCCCGCCAGGAGGCCTGTAAATACTACCGTCTAATTATTAGAATAGTACTACTGTAAAAAAATAATGCGCTTACCCCATTTTCAGCGGCAATTAGAGGGCAGTCGGTGGGGTTCCCGACTGCCCCCCATTCATCAGGCCGCAATTGCAAGCGCCTGGCGCTGCTCGTGAAGCTTCAAGGCGCGGTTATCGCGGCGCTTGGTGATGGCGGCATTTGTGCGGGCCAACAACTCCAACAGGGAGCCTGCGGTATGGGGCTGCACTACGGCGCAGCGGCCCCGATCTTTTTCTTCGTCATTGAGCAAGTCAGCATCCAGAAAATTGCCCAGCATTTCTTCCATTAGCTCGGCCCCCTCAGCAAACCACTTGGCCCCGTCGCCTAAGCCAAATTTTGCTCCAATGGCGTCCGAAATTAGGGCGCATAATAGCTCGGCCAACCGGCAGCGGTTGCGGCGAACGTAATACACATGCAGGGCATATTCCAAGGCCACCGGAGAAAGGGTCAGAACTGAGGGGTTGGCTTCTAAATACCGGCGAGTTTTGCTGAGCGTATCCATCTGAAAGGGGGGAAGGTTGGTTGCGTTGTCTTTATATGTATACGGAAATGAGGGCCGCACCGTATATAATTCTCAACAAAAAACCCCTTCTATTTAACCCTAACAGGCATTTTCTCCCCAACTGCCCATAATTTTAAGTGCAGGTGTAACCACGGCTGCCCAGATCCAGTATATTTGCCTAAGAATCATATCGGCAAGGAAGGCGGTTTGCGTTGTAACTTACCTCAGTCCGTTTCGATCTGATACAAAGGGCCGTCATGTTTACATGGCGGCCCTTTTTCGTTGCCGCAAGTCGGCCGGCCATGTCCGCCCCGGCAGTTTCCTGCCCCCTCCCCAGCATTGGTTTCTTCTCCTGTCGGCACTGGCCCGCCAGGTGCAGCCGCATGCCTGCTGTTGCCTTATCTCGTGCACAGAATTTGCGGCAGTATATATAAAGTTCGAGAACCAAAAAACCGCCTTATATTGCCACTATATTTAGTAGCAAAATGCTACTATTTCTAATTGCTCTGCAACTAAATTTCACTTCATTCAATCGGCTATGAACCCAACCCGCTACATCCATTCCACAGTGCTGCTTTCCTTGCTGGCACTTGGTGCCTGCAAGAAAGAGGAGGCGCCGAAAGCTGTTCTACCGGAAGCTACCCAAACCGGTCAAAACACGGCTGGAGCTAAAGTTGACGGGACAGTATGGCTGCCGGTGCAGCAGTTTCTGTACGCTGGCGCCCCCCTGACTGCCCGGTACACAAAGTCGGTTACCGGCTATGAGCTGGACCTATACTTTGGACGGTTCCCCGCCGAGGAAAACGACCCTTTCAGTGAAACCAGCATCAACTTCTACGTGCCGGATATCCGCAAGCCTGGCACCATCCAGCTTAACCAGCAGGCTGACCCCAAATTTACCACGGCCAACCCGGCTTACGCCACTTTCACCTATGGCAAGCCTAGCCCCGACCAGGTGCTCATCACCGGCCCAGCGGCCCCGGGTACGCTAACGATTACTCGTCTCGATACAGTGGCGCGCGTAGTGGCCGGCACTTACGAATTCCGGGCCCAGGCCCTGACGGGAACCGGCTCGGTGAACGTGACGGAAGGACGATTCGACCTCAAATACTAACGCTTACCACTATACCCTTCCTTCATGAAAAAACTCTTTACCGGCTTAACCTTATTGCTTGGGGCTGCCACTGCGCACGCACAAACTTTCACTGACCCGCGAAGTCAGTTCACGCAGCTGGTGGACAGCCTGATTTCACCCCTGGATAAGTCCCGCATCCCTGGGAGCATCCTCTACGACCGGGTACCCGCCACTGCTAACCTGCATTTGTTCACGCAGTATACGGGTTCAAATGCCTCGCATTTCTTCCAAAGCTATTTTGAGCTGAAGGAATCGGCATATGGCCTGGCTTCCTTTACCCAGGAGCGTTCCTCCCTGCGGCCCCTGGCGGAAAGCATGACGACGGCTGACCGTACCATGGGCGGCGACCTGCCGATAGGCATTCTTGATTATCAGTTTGCAGTACTGGATACCCTGGCGGAAGAACGCGGCACAATCCGCGAAATCGGCGGGTTATACTACGATGGCTCAGGCTCGCCCTACGAAGCGAAACGGGTCACGGTCATTTCTCCGCTGGCTGACACCGTGGCCGGGCAGGTGCGACTGACCATGCCGGCCTTGTTTCAGTTTCAGAATACCAGCCGGCAGCCCAGTCATTGCCTTGTGCAGGTTGGCTCCTCCCAATACACGCTCTCCGGAGGCGGTAGTGCTCTGGTAACGTTCCCCTCCTCAGGCTATCAGGGACTGACTTTTACCATGTATTTCACGGACGGCTCTAGTGCTATTGCCCGATCTGGTGTGATAGTGAAATCAGCCCTGGCTACCCGCCCGAATGGCGTGGTTACCATGCCTATTTCCCCCAATATCATCGGCGGCACCTGGAACGACTACAACGGCCAGACTACCTATGGAGAAGGAGAAGCCCTGAGCTATCTGTTCAACCCACAAAGTCAGGCTGATGGCAAGCTCCGCAATCCGTTGATTGTAATGGATGGCTTCGACCCCTCGGACAAACGCAAGATTGACCGTATCTACGGGGACTTTTCCCCTCTGATTCCTGCCCTGCAGGTGGCCGGCAAGGAGCGGGATTTGATTGTTCTGAACTTTCCTAAAACTCGGCGGCGGGTAGATATGCCTCGTCAGACGGTGTATAAGGACGTGGATGGCGGCGCGGATTACATCGAGCGCAATTCGCTGGTGCTGGTAGAGCTGCTGAGCCGCATCAAACCGTTGATGGCCGACCCGAATCAAAAGGTTTCCATCATTGGTCCCAGCATGGGCGGGCTAATCTCTCGCTATGCCCTGGCTTTGATGGAGAAGAACTTTGCCAACTCCGGCAACCCGGCCACCTACAACAACCCCTACTGGAAGCACAATGTAGACTTGTGGTTTTCGTTTGATGGCCCGCACCAGGGGGCAAACATTCCCATGGGTGATCAGGAGTTTATCGACTACTTCTCCGGTATGTCGGAAGCGGCGGAAAACAACGCAGCCCGCCTGAACTCGATTGCGGCTAAACAGATGCTGGTAAATCACCGTCTGGATCAGGGTGGTACCAACTACCACATTCCGTTTATGCGGGCCCTGCAGAACAATGGCTTGGCCGGTTCCTATGGCTACCCTACGCAGGTTCGCCGCGTCGCCTTGGCCAATGGCATCATTAACGGGCAGATGAACACGGGCGCCGGCACACCAGGGGCCACCGGACTGCAGCTGGATGTGGCTCGTATCGCAGGCAATAAGCGTCGCCAGTTTTTTTACCGCAGCACCACGCCGGGCACCCAGATTTCGGCCAATATGTATTTCGCCCCTGCGGCCGGCCAGCGGGGTACGGTATTCAACGGGGAAGCCCGCGTAATTGTCGCAATGCTTAAACCCGTGCAGAAGCGCCGGGAAATTAAGCTAACCAGCGGCTCTCAGGGTAGCTACGACCTGGCCCCAGGCGGCACCTACGATTCACAGTTCCAGATCCAGGACGGTACGTTGAAAGGCAAGCAGCTTCCTGGCTACGAGTTCCGCTTCTCCAATTTGCGGCCCTTGCACAGCTTTATTCCTACTGTTAGCGCCCTGGGCTTCCAGTATAAGAATATGGCCAACTACAACGGTACTGGCCAGCTGCCAAACCCCTATACGGACCTGTCATCGCGCAGCCTCTCCTGCAATGATGAAACGCCCTTTGACTCCTATTATGCCTACCCTTACAGCAATGGGGCTCACGTAACGGTGGATGATGGCGCCAAGGCCTTTATTGTGCGGGAGCTGTTTAACGTAACGCAGCCGGCGACCTTCCGCCCCTCGAACCCCACTACCATCTGCCCCAACGGAACGGCCTACATTTCCCTTAATGACTGTAACCAGCGCCTGAGCAATGTAACCTACAACTGGAGCCTCACCGGCCCTGGTGCTTTCACCACTTCCGGTACGGGCAGCGTGACCAACGGCGGCACCGTGCAGGCCATCAAAAACAACACTGGCCAGGCCGGCACCATAACCGTTAGCGTAGTTGCTGTTCGCGCCGGGGCGGCCCCCAGCCCGGCCGTTACCTATTCCTTCCAGGTTACTGCCGGAGGTGACCCACTGGACGCTTACATCACCTTTAACCAAGGCCAGGTACGCATCTGCCCTTACAGCACTGTGACAGTGCACGCTGAAGGCCTGACTAGCGGTCCCTACACCTGGACCAAGCGCACGATTCGAGCCGGCACGACTACTACGCCGCAGACAATCACTACGACTAGCCCGGATTTGCCCGTTACGGTACGCTATGATGAAATTGAAGTCACGGTAACGGCTCCTGGTTCGTGCTCCGGCGTCAATCTGCCTAAATCCTACGTGTATGTTTCGCCTGAGCCCAGCACCGATGGCCGCTACTGCGACCCATACTCCTACTACCTCTCGCCGGTACCGAGCAATCAGTATTTCATGATCAGCACGGTGGAAAACACTGATCCGCAGCAGGCTCAGGAAGCGATGGCTCTCCCGGAGGAGGAGAACCCCCATGCCTACCACGCGGAGCTGTTTAATGACCGCGGCAAAAAGGTTAAGACCGGCAACACCAAAAATGGCAAGCTGCGTTTTGATACGGCTGATCTGCCCAACGGCATTTACCACGTCCAACTGCGGCGCGGTAGCCAGACTCAGACCCGCAACCTTATAATTCAGCACTAGGCCCTGTAGGCTTTCTCGACCGGCCCCGGCTGCTCATTTACCAATGAGGGCCGGGGCCTTTCGTTTCCTGGCCACTTGAAATATTATAACCATATTTGCAACTAATATTAACTGCACCAACCTATCTATTTACTGGCCTAACGCTCACACCGCTCTATTTGCCAGTTCTCAGCACTCCCTGTTGCGCGAATACCTTCTGAGTAAGATTCAATTTTTCCTGAAACTAAACCAATAGCCTCGGGCTGCTGGGCAAACTGCATGCTATGACTCTGAGTAGTACAAATCCTGCTTCTAAGCAGTTTGCCCGGAAACTGAGGCGTTTAAGTATGGCCTTAGGCACGCTACTGTTTTCGGTAGCCGGCAGTCAGGCCCAGCAAGTGGACTCCGCTGGCATCAGCCGCCGCATCGAGCTGCAGAATGTGGACGTGGCTCCGTCTGCTGTCGATACGAAAGGGTGGCTGTTGATGGATAACGACATTAAAACGGAACTGGAGGGCGGGGTTAGTAACCTCTACAACTTCAAATTTGATAAGGCCGAACGGCAGTTCCGCTCCCTGCGCCGTCGGTACGTGCACCATCCTCTGCCGTACTTCCTGATGGGGCTCAGCGCCTGGTGGAAGATTGTACCGACCAACGTATCTACCAAGCAGTTCGACAAGGCATTTTTTGCCTACATGGATACTGCCACTACGAAAGCCGAAGCGCTCTATAAGCAGGACAACCAGAACTACGAGGCCTGCTTTTTCCTTTCGGCCTCCTACGGCTTCTCCTCCCGGCTGCACGCCGAGCGCCACGATTGGGCCAAGGCGACGATTGAAGCCAAGCGGGCCCTTGACTACTTGGAAAAAAGCCGCGAGGCCAATGGCCTGAGCCCGGAATTTCTCTTTGGCCAGGCCTTATTCAATTACTACGCCGTCTGGATTGGAGAGGAGAAGCCCTGGCTGAAGCCCGTGCTGCTTTTCTTCCCCAAAGGCAACAAGGCTCTCGGGCTGCAGCAGTTGCGTAGCGTAACGCAAAATGCCGTGTACACGGCTCCTGAAGCTAAATTCTTCCTGATGAAGATCCTGACCAGTGAGCGGGAAAACAAGGAGGCGGAAGCCTTCCCGTTGGTGCGCAGCCTGGCCCTGGATTATCCGGACAATGCCTATTTCCAGCGCTTTTACGCTATGCAGTGCTTTAACCGGGGCGACTTCCGGGAATGCGAGCGGGTAAGCCTGGAAATCCTGGATAAGTATAACCAGGGGCTGCAGGGATTCGACGGGTTCAGCGGGCGGTATGCCTCGTACTTTTTGGCTTTCATTCGCAAGAACAAGTACCAAGACGTAGCAAAAGCCAAATCCTATTATCAGCGCTGCATCGTGTTTTCAGAATCTACGGACCAGACTAAAGGCGGCTACTATCAGTACGCTAACCTGAGCTTGGCCCGGATGGCGACGGCGGAGAAGGATGAGAAAGCAGCCCGCCGCTACTATGAAGCTGTGCTGGCCTCTGCTGACCGCAAATCCGATATGTACCGCGAAGCCAAGCAGTTCATCAAGACTACCCGGCGCCCTACCAGCTCCCGGGTTACAGATCAGGACCCGCTGCGCACGTTGGTCCACCGCGACAACTAAGCATTTGACAATCAAAAAAAGCCCGGTCAGATCGACCGGGCTTTTTCTTTTCTACTCCCTGAAGGGGTTGCTTACTGAGCAGTTGGGGCTTCGTGCTCAATGTCGGAGCTATCAGAACCCATAGACCAAGCGGTTTCGAGGCGCTGATCCAGGGCTTCTACCTGAAAGTTGGCGGCTACCTGTTCTTCAGTAGCCTTGGCGGAGGTGGAGGGGTTGTTCATGGTACTTGGAAAATGGTTGATGATCCGAGAAAAGATACCGGGCAGCTCTACTCGGCTAGAAGCTGCTGGTTTAATCGGGTAGCCCTGCGGCGGAGAACTAGACCCAGGAAAAAGCGCCCCCACACGAGGTAGAAGGCGGCGGCTAACAGATGCTGCTGGGTGAGGGGGTTTGTGCCCTGCACCACGCGGGCCATAAGCGCCGGCAGCTCTCCGGGAAAGCGGGCAATTGCCGGTCCGTGGTGATAGAGGGCCCAGCATGCCAGTAGTAGAAAAAACAGCGTATTGCCCAACCCATAGAGCAGCCAGAGCAGCTTGCGGCTCAGTAGCGCTTTTCCCTTGCTTGTAAGCACGCGGCGGACGCTGGCACGGGTAAATGCCTGCTTTACCGTCCGGGATGCCTTAGAAAGAAGATTTGGGGTATTGGTCAAATCGGCTAGCATCCAATACCCATCCCTGCGGATAAAGGGGTTGAACTGCCAGGCCGCCGAAATGGCAATGCTCGTGCTGGCCAGCAGCAGCGCGGGTTGCGGAGTGCCCAGGTAGGCAAGTGCCAGCCCCGTTGACAGCAGCAGCTGCGCGTAGATGCCGCCCAGGTTGGCTATCATGCGTTGGGCTCTGGTCGCCTGCCAGATGCCGGTTATATCAGCGTACAAAACCGGAAAAACGTAGCCATAGAAGCCAAAGCCGATACCTCCGTGCCGGATACCCAACCGGGCACAGGCGGCGATGTGGCCAGCCTCGTGCAGCAGTATCGAGCCATATAGCAGCGGGATAGCTACCGCATATTCCCCAACGCCAGCCTCGGAGCCAATGGAGTTCGATGCGAAAACAGCTGTAAGCAGCAGCACCTGTCCCCCCAGCAGTGGCCAGAACAGCGCCGGGCTGAACAGCCAGCGCAAGGGAGCGGCCAACCGCCCGGCTGCAGCCGGACTAAATAAACTCACCTTCAAGGCAATATGATCCAGCCCTGAGCGCTCCAACCCGGGCTGCCCTTCTTCCTCCCGCAATAGCGCGTAGCCCCCGAAGCGGCCTGCTACAAGGCGCGTAAACTGCTCGGTGGCCAGCGTGGTCTGAAAGGTCTGATTAAACCGGGCAAGCGCTTGTTCAGTGGTCGAGGACTGCTGCAGGATCTGGAATAACTCAGCGGCCGCAGTATTTACCAGCAGATGCTGTCCCGCTGGCGTCGATATTAGCCAGGTGCTCCGATCAAATACGCTCAGGCGGCTGTGTTCCACTACCAGCATGGGCCTAGGCAACAAGCGAAGTAGGAGTGGAAGAATCCTGCGCGGCCTTCCGAGCACGGGCCACTACCTGCTGCACCCGGCTCATTTGCGCGGTGTAGGTGGCAATCTGAGGCTCCAGGTAGGTCGCTAACTGGTCTAACCCCAGCCGCTGAGCCAGCTCCAGGCTATGCTGATAGTGCTTTTTCCCCTGCTCCATCAAGTCATACGCCAGCCCGGACGTATACAAGTACCGGTGCTGCAGGTTGACGGGGATGGCCTCCGGGTCGATACCTAAGTTGGTTAGATACGCAGCGACCTGCGCATGGGCGTAGGTGTACTGCTTTTGCTCCCAGTCCTGAGCGAAATCCTCTACATCATCAAAATACTGGCTGCCGATGTGAATGCTGGCCAGACACTCTAGCAAGGCCTCGACGTGGGTAGTGTCCTGGCCCAGATTGCTCAGGGCGTGAACCATTGCAAAACAGATAGCCGATTTGCCGGCTGCCAGGTGCTCGAACTGCTGCACCGTCAGGGCCGGCCGCAACTCGGCATACTTCTTCTCCTCCAGGTTGGCGGCCGTATAACGCTGCTTGCACTGGTGAAACTGCGCCCAAAAGGGGGTGCCCACTGGGAAAAGTGTCGTCAGCCCCTGTACGGCCGTTTCCTGCAGGCTCAGCACGTCAAACAGGCGGCGGGTTTGGTGACTAATGCCGCCCGCCGTAGGCTCATCAACCAGCTTATCGACGGTAACGATGAAACTGAAATACAGGTAGCTGTAGATGGTCAGGTCCCGTAGCTGGGTTTCGCTCACGCGGGGGAACAGCGGGGCCAGGTATTGCGGTAACTCCACGTAGAAAACGTAGGCCTTCAACGTAGGCTCGGCGCTCAGCTGCTGCTTGAAACGGTCGCTGATAGCGAGCTGTGAAATATAGTGCTGAAGGGCCTCGATAAACACGGTGGGTAGGGCTAATCTGGTCAGTTGCCCAAAGGTAGAAACTTACGCCTAACGCAACTAAATTTAGTTGCGTTAGGGTCTTTCTTTTTGCACTTATTCCGCCTTCCCCTGCCGCCCAACTGAAAAGAGCCACCCTGAATAGGGTGGCTCCAATCCTTGTAGCATGCCTGCCTTAGATCCGCACGCTGCGGGGCTAGTGGCCCGCTATGGTTTTGCGGTAGTGGGTGCTTCCCGGCTGCCGTTCAAACCCCCGCTTCTGTACTAAGTGCGCGGCCAGTAAGGCCTGCACATCCAGAAAGAGCAGATCTACTCCCCGATCCTTACAAAGTGCCTCCATCTGCTTCAGAAAGGCCGCAAAGTGGCCATTACCCGGCAAGTCGTTATGCACCATGTTAACGCACAGTGCTGGCGCGGGCAGCAAACTTGTCCCGCACCGGTATCCTTTGGGAAAGGTGCACCAGTTACCCGAAATGGTACCGCAGGTAAAATCAGGCAATTCGCCCTCGTCAGCCTCCTCGTGTAGAATCAAAACTGGATGCATGCCCTAGTGACGCATCCAAGATAGAACCCCCTCCTGAGCGGCGGTCAATTGGTTACTCTGGGTGAAATTCATAGACGGCAGGTAAAAAGTAAATGGTGAGGCCTGTTGTCACCTAGGCCAGTTGTTGAGCCACTGGCCCCCCGGCCAGCACGCCGGCAGCTGCGCCGGATCGGGAAAGAATAGCGTCTGCTGCTACGGATAAAATGGCCGCGTCGCCCTGATCAAACAGGGGCAGCTGCTCCCGAAGCACCCGACACAGGGGGCGCCAGAAAGCCGTATCCGTTATGGCCAGCGCGCGACTGCAGAGTACCCGTCCTTTCCCGGGCGCATCAGCCACCGGCTCCAGCAGTACTAGTTGCAGCGTAGCTGGCATGGCGGTCGAAGCTTGCTCTAGCCACTTCTCGACCATGGAGCGGGAGCCTTTGCCAAGGTTGATATCCGACACGAGTGCCGGCAACTCACCGACCTGGGCGGCCAGCATCACCAATGGGATACCCTCCAGGGGCTCCAGCAAGTTCACGCGCACGTCGGCAAAGCCCCAGGCGTCCAGCAATCTGTTCCGGTCAGCCTCCTCCAGGGCCTGGCCAGCACGGTGCACCAGCGCTAAGCCTCCGCCCGCCATCAGGCGTAGTTGAGTCACCCGCTTCTTGGGCGGGAGCGGCAACAGGGCATCAACTACAGGAACAGGCAGCACCACGGGCGGCGGGGAGAGAAATGGGGGACTAAGAGTAAACATAGCGCAATCAGGTTTAAATGAGAAATACCCATAGGCTTAGGGCAGGCTCGATGCCTGCCCTAAGCCTATCGGCGTCCGGAGCCTGCCCGGCGTGATGCCGGGCAGGATGGGCGGGGTTGTTATTCGGCCGGGGCTTCTTCGTAACTGGGGGCCGACTGTCCTAGGATGTGGTAGGCTGCCTTCTGGGCTAGGCTGGCCGCGCTCATCACCAACGATTTGTCATTGCGCAGAGCCTTCAGCCAGTTCTGAATATAGGCCGTAGCATTGTCGATTGTGGCGGAAAGGTCAAGCCCTGCGGCGGCACTCAGGAAAGCGGCAGTCATTTCGGCCGTTAGTTCCTCCTTGGCGTAGGTAGTCGAGCCGAAACCGGCGTTTTCTACCAACTCGGGCCGATTCAGGCGGCGCTGGTGGCCGGTACTGTGGGCCAACTCGTGGAAAAGGGTTGCGTAGTAGCCTTCCACCGTGTTAAACGACTCCGGGGCGGGCATCAACACTTCATCCACTGATTTGCGGTACAAGGCCTGATCACCTTTGAAGTACAGCGAAGGACCTTCCAGCTCCCCCATATAATTCACGCAGATGCGCTCGGCCTCGGCTACTGGCTGATGCTCACGGGTAATAAGCTCGGGCAATTTCCAGTCGATGCCATCAACCTGCGCGATATTGAAAACGGTGGAATAACGCAGAATCGGGAAACAGTCCTTTTCGCCCGTCTGCTTGTTCTCCTTCACATAGTTGGAGAAGAAAACGACCATCATGCCCTTTTCCCCCTTACGGACCTGACCACCGGCCGCTTTGGCTTGGTTGTAGGTCAAAAACAGTGGGTATTCATACTCCAGCATGGACAGCAAAAAAGCGTTGATGCTCTGGTAAACGTGGCCGCTGATGTAATTGCGAGGGGCACCGGCTCCGGCGTTCCAAGGCTTGCGCCA
This genomic window from Hymenobacter sp. DG01 contains:
- a CDS encoding T9SS type A sorting domain-containing protein; translation: MKKLFTGLTLLLGAATAHAQTFTDPRSQFTQLVDSLISPLDKSRIPGSILYDRVPATANLHLFTQYTGSNASHFFQSYFELKESAYGLASFTQERSSLRPLAESMTTADRTMGGDLPIGILDYQFAVLDTLAEERGTIREIGGLYYDGSGSPYEAKRVTVISPLADTVAGQVRLTMPALFQFQNTSRQPSHCLVQVGSSQYTLSGGGSALVTFPSSGYQGLTFTMYFTDGSSAIARSGVIVKSALATRPNGVVTMPISPNIIGGTWNDYNGQTTYGEGEALSYLFNPQSQADGKLRNPLIVMDGFDPSDKRKIDRIYGDFSPLIPALQVAGKERDLIVLNFPKTRRRVDMPRQTVYKDVDGGADYIERNSLVLVELLSRIKPLMADPNQKVSIIGPSMGGLISRYALALMEKNFANSGNPATYNNPYWKHNVDLWFSFDGPHQGANIPMGDQEFIDYFSGMSEAAENNAARLNSIAAKQMLVNHRLDQGGTNYHIPFMRALQNNGLAGSYGYPTQVRRVALANGIINGQMNTGAGTPGATGLQLDVARIAGNKRRQFFYRSTTPGTQISANMYFAPAAGQRGTVFNGEARVIVAMLKPVQKRREIKLTSGSQGSYDLAPGGTYDSQFQIQDGTLKGKQLPGYEFRFSNLRPLHSFIPTVSALGFQYKNMANYNGTGQLPNPYTDLSSRSLSCNDETPFDSYYAYPYSNGAHVTVDDGAKAFIVRELFNVTQPATFRPSNPTTICPNGTAYISLNDCNQRLSNVTYNWSLTGPGAFTTSGTGSVTNGGTVQAIKNNTGQAGTITVSVVAVRAGAAPSPAVTYSFQVTAGGDPLDAYITFNQGQVRICPYSTVTVHAEGLTSGPYTWTKRTIRAGTTTTPQTITTTSPDLPVTVRYDEIEVTVTAPGSCSGVNLPKSYVYVSPEPSTDGRYCDPYSYYLSPVPSNQYFMISTVENTDPQQAQEAMALPEEENPHAYHAELFNDRGKKVKTGNTKNGKLRFDTADLPNGIYHVQLRRGSQTQTRNLIIQH
- a CDS encoding ArdC family protein: MKKSTAPAAKKAAATKAATPRPDICQMVTDRIVTALEGGIIPWRKPWNAGAGAPRNYISGHVYQSINAFLLSMLEYEYPLFLTYNQAKAAGGQVRKGEKGMMVVFFSNYVKENKQTGEKDCFPILRYSTVFNIAQVDGIDWKLPELITREHQPVAEAERICVNYMGELEGPSLYFKGDQALYRKSVDEVLMPAPESFNTVEGYYATLFHELAHSTGHQRRLNRPELVENAGFGSTTYAKEELTAEMTAAFLSAAAGLDLSATIDNATAYIQNWLKALRNDKSLVMSAASLAQKAAYHILGQSAPSYEEAPAE
- a CDS encoding tol-pal system protein YbgF, with product MALGTLLFSVAGSQAQQVDSAGISRRIELQNVDVAPSAVDTKGWLLMDNDIKTELEGGVSNLYNFKFDKAERQFRSLRRRYVHHPLPYFLMGLSAWWKIVPTNVSTKQFDKAFFAYMDTATTKAEALYKQDNQNYEACFFLSASYGFSSRLHAERHDWAKATIEAKRALDYLEKSREANGLSPEFLFGQALFNYYAVWIGEEKPWLKPVLLFFPKGNKALGLQQLRSVTQNAVYTAPEAKFFLMKILTSERENKEAEAFPLVRSLALDYPDNAYFQRFYAMQCFNRGDFRECERVSLEILDKYNQGLQGFDGFSGRYASYFLAFIRKNKYQDVAKAKSYYQRCIVFSESTDQTKGGYYQYANLSLARMATAEKDEKAARRYYEAVLASADRKSDMYREAKQFIKTTRRPTSSRVTDQDPLRTLVHRDN